A genomic window from Longimicrobium sp. includes:
- a CDS encoding phage baseplate assembly protein V produces the protein MDLERVVARLAHEVERRFHGKYRGIVVDVEDPEMLGRIKVQVPSVLGDQVSTGWAMPCVPYGGEANRGFLFVPEVGAGVWVEFEEGDLEFPVWVGTFWSKPGGTTDLPKPNGPDGAEEEVQSPPTRKIIKTAKGHTLQFEDKDGEERIVLWEATHSHVISLDEAGVTVTDGSGNSIKTTEDGISVLDANENSVETTADGIVVTDANGNTVEMTADGIVLTDATGNVVRMTSSAFDLVAKVPFTLDASGQPIVLKGSTIDLNKA, from the coding sequence GTGGACCTGGAGCGGGTGGTGGCGCGGCTGGCGCACGAGGTGGAGCGCCGCTTCCACGGCAAGTACCGCGGGATCGTGGTGGACGTGGAAGACCCGGAGATGCTGGGGCGCATCAAGGTGCAGGTCCCCAGCGTGCTCGGCGACCAGGTCTCCACCGGGTGGGCGATGCCCTGCGTCCCCTACGGCGGCGAGGCGAACCGGGGCTTCCTCTTCGTCCCCGAGGTGGGCGCGGGGGTGTGGGTCGAGTTCGAGGAGGGCGACCTGGAGTTCCCCGTGTGGGTGGGGACCTTCTGGAGCAAGCCCGGCGGGACGACGGACCTGCCGAAGCCGAACGGGCCGGACGGCGCGGAGGAGGAGGTCCAGTCGCCGCCCACCCGCAAGATCATCAAGACGGCCAAGGGGCACACCCTGCAGTTCGAGGACAAGGACGGCGAGGAGCGCATCGTCCTCTGGGAGGCCACCCACTCGCACGTCATCAGCCTCGACGAGGCGGGGGTGACGGTGACCGACGGCTCGGGGAACTCGATCAAGACCACCGAGGACGGGATCTCCGTCCTGGACGCGAACGAGAACTCCGTGGAGACGACGGCGGACGGGATCGTGGTGACCGACGCCAACGGGAACACGGTGGAGATGACGGCCGACGGCATCGTCCTCACCGACGCGACGGGGAACGTGGTGCGGATGACGTCCAGCGCCTTCGACCTGGTCGCCAAGGTCCCCTTCACCCTGGACGCGTCGGGGCAGCCGATCGTGCTGAAGGGGAGCACCATCGACCTCAACAAGGCGTGA